From a single Gimesia fumaroli genomic region:
- a CDS encoding ATP synthase F0 subunit C, which yields MIHALRIIYMTCVVVLATAIPAMAQEAPAADAEAAVQETTNALPLGAIGAGIAIIGAGFGIGKIGASAVEAIARQPEAGGAIQTAMIIAAALIEGATFFALIICLGK from the coding sequence ATGATCCATGCTTTACGGATTATCTACATGACATGCGTTGTTGTATTGGCCACAGCTATTCCTGCAATGGCACAAGAAGCACCTGCTGCTGATGCTGAAGCCGCGGTTCAAGAAACTACAAATGCGCTTCCTTTGGGGGCCATCGGTGCTGGTATCGCAATTATCGGCGCTGGTTTCGGTATTGGTAAAATTGGTGCCTCTGCAGTAGAAGCCATTGCACGTCAACCAGAAGCAGGCGGTGCAATTCAGACTGCAATGATTATTGCGGCAGCGTTGATCGAAGGTGCAACATTCTTTGCACTTATTATCTGCCTCGGTAAATAG